Below is a genomic region from Phycisphaerae bacterium.
CGAAAGCGGCGCTCCCGAGGCCATTATCGACTATTGCGAGTTGGTCTTAGCTCGATCGGAGTACCCGGACTATTTTCCTCAAACCTATGAGCTTGAATATCGCCCAGAGAGCACATTGCTAGTCGTAAACTACCAGTTGCCAGCCCCCCGGGACATCCCAACACTCAAAGAAATAAGTTACGTGCGCTCACGTGATGAGTACTCCGAGAAACACGTTTCCGAGGCACAACGTAACGCCCTTTATGATAGTGTCTTGTATCAGGTCGCCATCCGGACGATTCACGAGTTGTTTGAGGCGGATCAGGTCAACGCATTCGAGTCCATTGTTTTCAACGGGATTGTTCAGTCGACCGATTCGGCCACGGGGCATGAGACAACGAACTGTATACTTTCGGTGCAAGCCGACAAGAGTGAATTCATGGAAATGGACTTGAGCCGAGTGGACCCGAAGGCGTGCTTTCGAAGGCTCAAGGGCGTGGGCAGTTCCAAACTCCATAGTATTACGGCCGTCGCACCACTTGTCACGATGGAAAAGGAGGACCGCAGGTTTGTGGAAGCGTTCGATGTGGCCCATGCGCTAGATAACAGCACGAATCTCGCGGCTATGGATTGGGAAGAATTCGAGCATCTTATACGCCAGTTATTTGAGAGTCACTTTGCGGCCGGAGGCGGAGAGGTCAGAGTTACTCGCGCGAGCAGAGACGGCGGCGTGGATGCGGTTGTGTTTGATCCCGATCCGATCCGTGGGGGAAAAATCGTCATACAAGCCAAGCGATACACTGTTACAGTGGGAGTTGATGCAGTGCGCGACTTGTATGGCACGGTGATAAACGAGGGGGCAAACAAGGGCATTCTTGTCACGACATCCCACTACGGACCCGATGCGTATGGATTCGCGAAGGGTAAGCCGATTACGCTCCTTGACGGCGGCAACCTCCTGCACTTGCTTCAGTCGCACGGATACAAGGCAAAGATCGACATTAAGGAGGCGCGATCACAAATGGCAGGGTGATCGCAAGTCCGGCTCGTCACTGGAGACGGCGGCTTGTGTCGGGCTGTTGAGAACCCGCGTTCCGCACTCCGGACAAATGCCGGAGACGTTCCCGCGAAGGTCGTAACCGCAATTCAGGCAATACCCCAAGCTGCGGCGTTGCTCGATCTCGTTTTCCATCCAGACGGCCCGAGCGTAGCGCTTAAACAAGCCGGCCGCGGTCATCGTCAACCAGGACAGCACAACGAGCGGCGGGAGTGAGAGAATCAACGGAAAGCGATGCAGGCTGATTTCGTGGAAGTACCAATATCCGAAATCGCCGTGCGGGCGACCCCTGTAGAAGTAGCGCCTCCAGTACGCACCTTTCTCTCGTGGAAGTCGATGGTACCACTTCCAAGTCTGCCACGACGGGGTGTCGCTTAGCCGGGTCGGCGCCCTGCCGATACCGAGGTACGCGTGATATTGGACGTAAATCAATCCCCGATACATGGAAATGGCGTACTCGCCGGACTGCCCCAGAGGCTTCCACCAACGTGAGAACGTCAGCGCGGGCGTCGGGATGAAACTGATGGCGTGGAGAAGCACGACCAGGGCGAGCCCAGGCGCGATTCGGATGAGCCAAACGCGGCGGTGTGTTCCCTTCTTCGCCAATGGTGTCGTTGCTGCATTGAACACGGTTGCCAGTTACCCCGAAATATCAAGCGATGATTGTCGATGGAAGTGTGAGTCTGCACAAGTAGCGCAGAGCGGGTAGTGCCCGGCGAACAACTAGCGATGCTGCCGGATCGCGCTACGGACGACGAACCACGTCATGGCGCAGATGCCAATCCAAATGGCGTTGACATGCACAGGGGCAGCAAGTGAAGGACGGGTTGCGAGCTGCCACGGTTGAACGTCGAGTACGTTCAAGTTCCTTTCGCAGTTGTCACGCGATTGCGGACAGGCCGACGCGCATGCAATGAACTGCTCCAGTTGCTGGATCGCCTGCTCGGTCCAGTTTTCGGACGGAGTTATTTCTTTCCTGTTGAACAGGGCCTCAACGGCCTCGGAAATCTCGGGTTGTTGTG
It encodes:
- a CDS encoding restriction endonuclease, whose product is MGEIGDVTCWHTARGLARYSVLVTHAGLHKFQEIKSDDRYVLLQKAHAKLAQWDEMWERQQEAADRETERRNQAAEIEAKIAYATDHTKQIQLEHNRLETLLLHTLSVNDCIDWNSLKSAGDYPHPKPQRPVLPPIPIKPVFPPQPRSTDPAYIPPLGLLDRLFASRRKTKIDAQAKRFASDCEAWKARKAEATELYNTQVRDYNATLLRLQEKFTNDTSAWESAREVFLQEQLKSNAAIDSKKALYESGAPEAIIDYCELVLARSEYPDYFPQTYELEYRPESTLLVVNYQLPAPRDIPTLKEISYVRSRDEYSEKHVSEAQRNALYDSVLYQVAIRTIHELFEADQVNAFESIVFNGIVQSTDSATGHETTNCILSVQADKSEFMEMDLSRVDPKACFRRLKGVGSSKLHSITAVAPLVTMEKEDRRFVEAFDVAHALDNSTNLAAMDWEEFEHLIRQLFESHFAAGGGEVRVTRASRDGGVDAVVFDPDPIRGGKIVIQAKRYTVTVGVDAVRDLYGTVINEGANKGILVTTSHYGPDAYGFAKGKPITLLDGGNLLHLLQSHGYKAKIDIKEARSQMAG